In a genomic window of Burkholderiales bacterium:
- a CDS encoding response regulator, with amino-acid sequence MKALRFLNLWSRWGLIPRLMAAVGFASLVGGGIQNYLLVLEGAAEHSARHEREVHETLKFLAPLVADQAVLGDYAAINQLLNNQAKKLEINVLKWTDKSGRNLSGRDTPDKLEAPRWFTTLVPIAHVEATLEVETGGANYGTLYGEMNSVPASNRLWSQFVHQLQIVFATLLLTLQVIWLIFRGNLGTLRMLAMSANRFSLGEHAVRVKSDGAPEVRAAADAFNNMANNIESLIASLGESETTNRRLAAIVKQSSEAIWTRDLSGRITTWNAGATVLFGYTADEAIGHRISVDKTSTDEDAKRLERLKSGETFSYETRAVTKNGREIDIEVAAAPLHDENHSVVGKICVAHDVTERKRAEAELSAAREAAEAANQAKSSFLAKMSHEIRTPMNGVLGMTELLLETGLTPTQRRFAETVQRSGKSLLAIINDILDFSKIEAGKLDLEHIDFDLRQTIEDTIELLAERAQSKDLELACNLPVNLAARVKGDPLRLGQVLTNLVGNGIKFTEEGEVSVSVSTRDETPESVTLRFEVIDTGPGITKEAQGRIFENFSQADGSTTRKHGGTGLGLAISKQLVEMMGGEMRVESTPGVGSTFWFEVKFEKAAQEAADEPAFRNKLEGVRTLIVARNATTRGTLNAQMTNWGMQNRSVETGEQAMGQLTNAAARGAPYDIVIVDSAMNGSGALDLTRKIKSDPALSDARVIWLTPVGRHGDVRELRQAGVLMCLSKPVRQSALYNGLIGAVTGEGDAIADMAPAEPAKAPAKRENRGKLLLAEDNAVNQQVALAILKIEGYQVTVAKNGVEAVAAFQKDAFDLILMDCHMPEMDGFEATRNIRRMMKDGELKRIPIIALTANAMQQDRDECLSAGMDDHLSKPYTRLQMRAMLDRWLAQPAEAAAA; translated from the coding sequence ATGAAAGCACTGCGGTTTCTGAACCTCTGGTCCCGATGGGGCCTGATCCCGCGCCTGATGGCGGCGGTCGGCTTCGCCAGCCTCGTCGGAGGCGGCATCCAGAACTACCTCCTGGTGCTCGAAGGGGCGGCGGAGCATTCGGCGCGTCACGAGCGCGAGGTGCACGAGACGCTGAAATTCCTGGCGCCCCTCGTCGCCGACCAGGCGGTGCTCGGCGACTACGCCGCGATCAACCAGCTCCTGAACAACCAGGCCAAGAAGCTTGAGATCAACGTCCTCAAGTGGACGGACAAGAGCGGCCGCAACCTGTCGGGCCGCGACACGCCGGACAAGCTCGAAGCGCCCCGCTGGTTCACCACGCTGGTGCCGATCGCGCACGTCGAGGCGACCCTCGAGGTCGAGACCGGCGGCGCCAACTACGGCACGCTGTACGGCGAGATGAACTCGGTGCCCGCGAGCAACCGCCTGTGGTCGCAGTTCGTGCACCAGCTCCAGATCGTGTTCGCGACGCTGCTGCTCACCCTCCAGGTGATCTGGCTGATCTTCCGCGGCAACCTCGGCACGCTGCGCATGCTGGCGATGTCGGCCAACCGCTTCAGTCTCGGCGAGCACGCGGTGCGCGTGAAGTCGGACGGCGCGCCGGAAGTGCGCGCGGCGGCCGACGCGTTCAACAACATGGCGAACAACATCGAGAGCCTCATCGCGTCTCTCGGCGAGTCCGAAACGACCAACCGCCGCCTCGCCGCGATCGTGAAGCAGTCGTCCGAGGCGATCTGGACGCGCGACCTCTCCGGCCGCATCACCACGTGGAACGCGGGCGCGACGGTGCTCTTCGGCTACACCGCCGACGAGGCGATCGGCCACCGCATCAGCGTCGACAAGACGTCGACCGACGAGGACGCGAAGCGACTCGAGCGCCTGAAGTCGGGCGAGACCTTCTCGTACGAGACCCGCGCGGTCACGAAGAACGGCCGCGAGATCGACATCGAGGTCGCCGCGGCGCCGCTGCACGACGAGAACCACAGCGTCGTCGGCAAGATCTGCGTCGCGCACGACGTGACCGAGCGCAAGCGCGCCGAGGCCGAGCTCTCCGCCGCGCGCGAGGCCGCCGAGGCCGCGAACCAGGCGAAGTCGAGCTTCCTCGCCAAGATGAGCCACGAGATCAGGACGCCGATGAACGGCGTGCTCGGCATGACCGAGCTGCTGCTCGAGACCGGCCTCACGCCGACGCAGCGCCGCTTCGCGGAGACGGTGCAGCGCTCGGGCAAATCGCTGCTCGCGATCATCAACGACATTCTCGACTTCTCCAAGATCGAGGCGGGCAAGCTCGACCTCGAGCACATCGATTTCGACCTGCGCCAGACCATCGAAGACACGATCGAGCTGCTCGCCGAGCGCGCGCAGAGCAAGGACCTCGAGCTCGCCTGCAACCTGCCGGTGAACCTTGCGGCGCGCGTCAAGGGCGATCCGCTGCGTCTGGGCCAGGTGCTGACGAACCTCGTCGGCAACGGCATCAAGTTCACCGAGGAAGGCGAAGTGTCGGTGTCGGTATCGACGCGCGACGAGACCCCCGAGAGCGTCACGCTGCGTTTCGAAGTGATCGACACCGGCCCCGGCATCACCAAGGAAGCGCAAGGCCGCATCTTCGAGAACTTCTCGCAGGCCGACGGCTCGACCACGCGCAAGCACGGCGGCACGGGTCTCGGCCTCGCGATCAGCAAGCAGCTCGTCGAGATGATGGGCGGCGAGATGCGCGTCGAGTCGACGCCGGGCGTGGGCTCGACCTTCTGGTTCGAGGTGAAGTTCGAGAAAGCCGCGCAGGAAGCGGCGGACGAGCCGGCGTTCCGCAACAAGCTCGAAGGCGTGCGCACGCTCATCGTGGCGCGCAACGCGACCACCCGCGGCACGCTCAACGCGCAGATGACCAACTGGGGCATGCAGAACCGCAGCGTCGAGACCGGCGAACAGGCGATGGGCCAGCTCACCAACGCCGCGGCGCGGGGCGCGCCGTACGACATCGTGATCGTCGACAGCGCGATGAACGGCTCGGGCGCGCTCGACCTCACGCGCAAGATCAAGTCCGACCCCGCGCTCTCCGACGCGCGGGTCATCTGGCTCACGCCCGTCGGCCGTCACGGCGACGTGCGCGAGCTGCGCCAGGCGGGCGTGCTGATGTGCCTGTCGAAGCCGGTGCGCCAGTCGGCGCTTTACAACGGTCTGATCGGCGCGGTCACGGGCGAAGGCGATGCGATCGCCGACATGGCGCCGGCCGAGCCCGCGAAGGCGCCGGCCAAGCGCGAAAACCGCGGCAAGCTGCTGCTCGCGGAGGACAACGCGGTCAACCAGCAGGTCGCGCTCGCGATCCTCAAGATCGAGGGCTATCAGGTGACCGTCGCGAAGAACGGCGTGGAAGCGGTCGCCGCGTTCCAGAAGGACGCGTTCGATCTCATCCTGATGGACTGCCACATGCCGGAGATGGACGGATTCGAGGCGACACGCAACATCCGCCGCATGATGAAGGACGGCGAGCTGAAGCGCATTCCGATCATCGCGCTCACCGCGAACGCGATGCAGCAGGACCGCGACGAGTGTCTCAGCGCCGGCATGGACGATCACCTGTCCAAGCCGTACACCCGCCTGCAGATGCGCGCGATGCTCGACCGCTGGCTCGCCCAGCCGGCCGAAGCCGCAGCGGCCTGA
- a CDS encoding saccharopine dehydrogenase C-terminal domain-containing protein, producing MESKKHVKFEGRLVIVGFGSVGQGSLPLLLRHIDMEPSRICIVTGDDRGVAEAKHYGIKFDVRPLTRENYRAILEPLLGRGDFLLNLSVDVSSVALIELCCEQGAMYLDTCIEPWLGGYTDPSVSPSHRSNYGLREAVMDMKGKYPNGGPTVLPTHGANPGLISHWVKQAMLNIARDIKGEVKTPRTRAEWGRLGMELGVKTIHCAERDTQVADPRKRRFEFVNTWSVDGFIGEGSQPCELGWGSHEKHFPHDGREHEFGCKAAIYLTRPGASVKVRSWTPGEGQFHGFLITHSESISISDYFTVREGERVLYRPTCHYAYHPCDDTVSSVHELAGKGWIGQEQRRIFMDEITDGVDELGALLMGHAKGAYWYGSRISVHEARKLAPFNNATSIQVAAGVLGGVVWAMENPRAGIVDPDDVDFERVLEIASPYLGEQAGAYSDWTPLQGRNHPFPEDLDTDDPWQFKNFRVV from the coding sequence ATGGAGAGCAAAAAGCACGTCAAATTCGAGGGACGCCTGGTCATCGTGGGCTTCGGATCGGTCGGGCAAGGCTCGCTGCCGCTGCTGCTGCGTCACATCGACATGGAGCCTTCGCGCATCTGCATCGTCACGGGTGACGATCGGGGCGTAGCCGAGGCGAAGCATTACGGCATCAAGTTCGACGTCCGTCCCTTAACGCGCGAGAACTACCGCGCCATCCTCGAGCCCCTGCTCGGCAGGGGCGATTTTCTCCTCAATCTGTCGGTCGACGTCTCGAGCGTCGCGCTCATCGAGCTGTGCTGCGAGCAGGGCGCGATGTACCTGGACACGTGCATCGAGCCGTGGCTCGGGGGCTACACCGACCCGAGCGTTTCGCCTTCGCATCGCAGCAACTACGGGCTGCGCGAGGCGGTGATGGACATGAAGGGGAAGTATCCGAACGGCGGACCGACGGTCCTCCCGACGCACGGCGCCAACCCCGGCCTCATCTCGCACTGGGTGAAGCAGGCGATGCTCAACATCGCCCGCGACATCAAAGGCGAGGTGAAGACGCCGCGTACGCGCGCGGAATGGGGCAGGCTCGGCATGGAGCTCGGCGTGAAGACGATACACTGCGCCGAGCGCGACACGCAGGTCGCCGATCCCCGCAAGCGCCGCTTCGAGTTCGTCAACACCTGGTCGGTCGACGGTTTCATCGGCGAAGGCTCGCAGCCGTGCGAGCTCGGCTGGGGCTCGCACGAGAAGCACTTCCCGCACGACGGGCGCGAGCACGAGTTCGGCTGCAAGGCCGCGATCTACCTCACGCGGCCGGGGGCTTCGGTGAAGGTGCGCTCGTGGACGCCGGGAGAAGGGCAGTTCCACGGTTTCCTGATCACGCACAGCGAGTCGATCTCGATCTCCGACTACTTCACCGTGCGTGAAGGCGAGCGCGTGCTCTATCGGCCGACGTGTCATTACGCGTATCACCCGTGCGACGACACCGTGTCGTCGGTGCACGAGCTCGCGGGCAAGGGCTGGATCGGGCAGGAGCAGCGGCGCATCTTCATGGACGAGATCACCGACGGCGTCGACGAGCTCGGCGCGCTGCTGATGGGGCACGCGAAGGGGGCGTACTGGTACGGCTCGCGCATCTCGGTGCACGAAGCCCGCAAGCTCGCGCCGTTCAACAACGCGACCAGCATCCAGGTCGCCGCCGGCGTGCTGGGCGGGGTGGTGTGGGCGATGGAGAATCCGCGCGCAGGGATCGTCGATCCCGACGACGTCGACTTCGAGCGCGTGCTGGAGATCGCCAGCCCGTATCTGGGCGAGCAGGCGGGGGCGTACAGCGACTGGACGCCGCTGCAGGGACGGAACCATCCGTTCCCGGAGGATCTGGATACCGACGATCCCTGGCAGTTCAAAAACTTCAGGGTCGTCTGA
- a CDS encoding aldehyde dehydrogenase family protein: protein MPTIGEEVATPHQTVAALIRRARAAQQIYARYGQQALDEVVAAVGWAIMEPARNRALAEIAVRDTGLGKVEDKIDKNHRKTLGLLRDLKGAVSTGVLADDPERGIVEIAKPVGVVAAVVPSTNPGATPANNVINALKCGNAIILSPSPKGYSTAARLLDYIHEELDRVGAPRDLVQLLPHPVTKALSQALMQQADLVVVTGSQANVRAGYSSGTPALGVGAGNVAVIVDASADVDAAAAKIMRSKIFDHATSCSSENSAIVLDAVYARTIAALLRQGGALLTAEEKAQLGKAMFPGGKLASAVTAQPVSRICALAGLTRPALAAAKCLIVEETGAGREHPFSGEKLSPVLTVYRARDFDDAMAVMRSIYDYMGNGHSCGIHTGDESHVQRLGREMTVCRVIVNQAHAIANGGSFDNGLPFSLSMGCGTWGGNSFSENLNYRHFMNVTRIVRPIPPREPSVEDVFHEYWAKHKIKA, encoded by the coding sequence ATGCCAACGATAGGCGAAGAAGTCGCAACTCCCCACCAAACCGTCGCCGCGCTCATCCGCCGCGCGCGCGCCGCGCAGCAGATTTACGCCCGCTACGGCCAGCAAGCGCTCGACGAGGTCGTCGCCGCCGTCGGCTGGGCGATCATGGAGCCCGCGCGCAACCGCGCGCTCGCCGAGATCGCGGTCCGCGACACCGGGCTGGGCAAGGTCGAGGACAAGATCGACAAGAACCACCGCAAAACGCTCGGGCTCCTGCGCGATCTGAAGGGCGCGGTCTCGACCGGCGTCCTCGCCGATGACCCCGAGCGCGGAATCGTCGAGATCGCCAAACCCGTGGGCGTGGTCGCCGCGGTCGTGCCTTCGACCAATCCCGGCGCGACGCCCGCGAACAACGTGATCAACGCGCTGAAGTGCGGCAACGCCATCATCCTGTCGCCTTCGCCCAAGGGCTACTCCACCGCCGCCCGGCTGCTCGACTACATCCACGAGGAGCTCGATCGCGTCGGCGCGCCGCGCGACCTCGTGCAGCTCCTGCCGCACCCGGTCACCAAGGCGCTCTCGCAGGCGCTGATGCAGCAGGCGGACCTCGTCGTCGTGACCGGCTCGCAGGCGAACGTGCGCGCCGGCTACTCGAGCGGCACGCCGGCGCTGGGCGTGGGCGCGGGCAACGTCGCGGTGATCGTCGACGCGAGCGCCGACGTCGATGCCGCGGCCGCGAAGATCATGCGTTCCAAGATCTTCGACCACGCCACGAGCTGCTCGTCGGAGAACAGCGCGATCGTGCTCGACGCGGTGTACGCGCGCACGATCGCCGCGCTCTTGCGCCAAGGCGGCGCACTGCTCACCGCCGAGGAGAAAGCGCAGCTCGGAAAAGCGATGTTCCCCGGCGGCAAGCTCGCGTCGGCGGTGACCGCGCAGCCGGTCTCGCGCATCTGCGCGCTCGCCGGTCTCACGCGGCCCGCGCTCGCCGCCGCGAAGTGCCTGATCGTCGAAGAGACCGGCGCGGGACGCGAGCATCCCTTCTCCGGCGAGAAGCTCTCGCCCGTGCTCACGGTCTACCGCGCGCGCGACTTCGACGACGCGATGGCCGTCATGCGCTCGATCTACGACTACATGGGCAACGGCCACTCGTGCGGCATCCACACCGGGGACGAGTCGCACGTCCAGCGCCTCGGCCGCGAGATGACCGTGTGCCGTGTGATCGTCAACCAGGCGCACGCGATCGCCAACGGCGGCAGCTTCGACAACGGGCTGCCCTTCTCGCTGTCGATGGGCTGCGGCACGTGGGGCGGCAACAGCTTCTCCGAGAACCTCAACTACCGGCACTTCATGAACGTGACGCGCATCGTGCGGCCGATCCCGCCTCGCGAGCCTTCCGTCGAGGACGTCTTCCACGAGTACTGGGCGAAACACAAGATCAAAGCATGA
- a CDS encoding AMP-binding protein, giving the protein MKTIREYVDKRATETPDATYLIAPETGAAMTYGELRRASVELARFLGSRGLARGDKVALMLHNSYQTARLLIGVMYAGYTVAPLNLVAQQSQIVYVLDHSDTVLVFTSAELEPRLREALTAVTREIQVVVIDPDSTTELQAGAPAPQPLHAVAEDDDALLMYTSGTTGVPKGVLHTHGSVVAGGVYTSEAHRLGPSDRVLCALPLYHINGQIVTAVAPLVHGGSVVMPHRFSVGHYWELVAAHACTWINVVPTIIAYLLNAPAPRERGLDVSRVKFCRSASAPLPPELHRAFETKFGIGIIETFGMTETNAPCFTNPYDADKRKVGSPGQAYGNDAKIVDPATLATLPPGAVGEIMLRGANVMKGYYKDAQATAKTLHADGWMHSGDLAYMDEEGFVFVTGRIKELIIKGGENIAPREIDEALLEHPAVLEAAAVGIPDALYGQDIMACVVLKPDAACSTADLDAHCLSVLGRFKSPRQIRIVETLPKGPSGKVQRLKLLEL; this is encoded by the coding sequence ATGAAGACGATCCGCGAGTACGTCGATAAGCGAGCTACCGAGACGCCCGACGCGACTTATCTCATCGCGCCCGAGACCGGCGCGGCGATGACGTACGGCGAGCTCAGGCGCGCGTCGGTCGAGCTCGCGCGATTCCTCGGCTCGCGCGGCCTCGCCAGGGGCGACAAGGTCGCTCTGATGCTGCACAACAGCTACCAGACCGCGCGCCTCCTGATCGGCGTGATGTACGCGGGCTACACCGTCGCGCCGCTCAACCTCGTCGCGCAGCAGAGCCAGATCGTGTACGTGCTCGATCACTCGGACACCGTCCTCGTGTTCACGAGCGCCGAGCTCGAGCCGCGGCTCAGAGAAGCGCTGACTGCGGTTACGCGCGAGATTCAGGTGGTGGTGATCGATCCGGATTCGACGACGGAGCTGCAGGCGGGGGCGCCTGCGCCACAGCCTCTGCATGCAGTCGCCGAAGACGACGACGCATTGCTGATGTACACCTCCGGCACCACCGGCGTGCCCAAAGGCGTGCTCCACACCCACGGCAGCGTGGTCGCGGGCGGCGTGTACACGAGCGAGGCGCATCGCCTCGGACCGTCCGACCGCGTGCTGTGCGCGCTGCCGCTGTATCACATCAACGGCCAGATCGTGACCGCGGTCGCGCCGCTGGTGCACGGCGGAAGCGTGGTGATGCCGCATCGCTTTTCGGTCGGCCATTACTGGGAGCTCGTCGCTGCGCACGCGTGCACGTGGATCAACGTGGTGCCGACGATCATCGCTTACCTCCTGAACGCGCCCGCGCCGCGCGAGCGCGGGCTCGACGTCTCGCGCGTGAAGTTCTGCCGCTCGGCGTCGGCGCCGCTGCCGCCCGAGCTGCACCGCGCGTTCGAGACGAAGTTCGGCATCGGCATCATCGAGACCTTCGGCATGACCGAGACCAACGCGCCGTGCTTCACCAATCCTTACGACGCAGACAAACGCAAGGTCGGCAGCCCCGGGCAGGCCTACGGCAACGACGCGAAGATCGTCGATCCCGCGACGCTCGCGACTCTGCCGCCGGGTGCGGTCGGCGAGATCATGCTGCGCGGCGCGAACGTGATGAAGGGCTACTACAAGGACGCGCAGGCGACCGCCAAGACGCTGCACGCGGACGGCTGGATGCACTCGGGCGACCTCGCCTATATGGACGAAGAAGGATTCGTGTTCGTCACCGGCCGCATCAAGGAGCTCATCATCAAGGGCGGCGAGAACATCGCCCCGCGCGAGATCGACGAAGCGCTGCTCGAGCATCCGGCGGTGCTCGAAGCGGCCGCGGTCGGCATCCCCGACGCGCTGTACGGCCAGGACATCATGGCGTGCGTGGTGCTCAAGCCCGATGCCGCATGCTCCACCGCCGACCTCGACGCGCACTGCCTGAGCGTGCTCGGGCGCTTCAAGTCGCCCAGGCAGATCCGCATCGTCGAGACGCTGCCCAAAGGCCCGTCGGGCAAGGTCCAGCGTCTGAAGCTGCTCGAGCTCTGA
- a CDS encoding class I SAM-dependent methyltransferase — protein MGLYQRYLLPRLIDLAMRVSEVRRYRALIVPRAHGDVLELGIGSALNLPYYGAHVQRLEGVDPSVELLAMAQHRACDAPFEIELLPSPAESLPLADASFDCVVTTFTLCSVGDPAAAMREARRVLKPGGRLLFAEHGLAPEESVRRWQHRLNPVWRKLAGGCNLDRRIDDIVEQAGFTLGDIQRGYARGPRPFAYIYCGEARAS, from the coding sequence ATGGGGCTGTACCAGCGGTACCTGCTGCCACGGCTGATCGACCTCGCGATGCGCGTGTCGGAGGTCAGGCGCTATCGTGCGCTGATCGTGCCGCGCGCGCACGGCGACGTGCTCGAGCTCGGCATCGGCTCGGCGCTCAACCTGCCTTACTACGGCGCGCACGTGCAGCGCCTCGAAGGTGTCGACCCCTCGGTCGAGCTCCTCGCAATGGCTCAGCACCGCGCGTGCGATGCGCCGTTCGAGATCGAGCTCCTGCCCTCGCCCGCCGAATCGCTGCCGCTCGCCGATGCGTCGTTCGATTGCGTGGTGACGACCTTCACGCTGTGCAGCGTCGGCGATCCCGCCGCCGCGATGCGCGAAGCGCGGCGGGTGCTCAAACCCGGCGGCAGGCTCCTCTTCGCCGAGCACGGGCTCGCGCCCGAGGAGAGCGTGCGGCGCTGGCAGCACCGGCTCAACCCGGTGTGGCGCAAGCTCGCGGGCGGCTGCAACCTCGATCGCCGGATCGACGACATCGTCGAACAGGCCGGCTTCACGTTGGGCGACATACAGCGCGGCTACGCCCGCGGGCCGCGGCCGTTCGCTTACATCTACTGCGGCGAGGCGCGCGCGAGTTAA
- a CDS encoding YhjD/YihY/BrkB family envelope integrity protein, translating to MNVKQAWALARQSMSSWSEDYAPSMGAALSYYTLFSIAPLLIIVIAVAGIFFGADAVQGVIFAQLQSLMGQEAAEAIQDMLATTSDPAAGGIATIVSVAGLAIGATTVFNELQNDLDRIWRAPARERSSGIWTLLRTRLLSFGMILAVAFLLTVSLVTSAALATIGKWWDGWFGAWEGVAYVLDVAINFGMLTLIFALIYKMIPRVHVAWRDVWVGAGVTSALFVLGKFLIGLYIGKSDMTSSFGAAGSMVLVMVWVYWSAQIFLFGAEFTWTYANLYGSRKEVAKREGTVPGAPQEVPAKSVENTGAPAADAGSAKPRAPRATDMPPIPIGTAPLTTRRAEPPYPVAPTSITTAAIAPEDASVRTSGRNKHIAVEIALSTALAIGIGVAARLHGFRRLFRHHGNGKVTA from the coding sequence ATGAACGTGAAGCAGGCATGGGCGCTCGCCAGGCAGAGCATGAGCTCGTGGTCCGAGGATTACGCGCCGAGCATGGGTGCGGCGCTCTCCTACTACACCCTGTTCTCGATCGCGCCGCTGCTCATCATCGTCATCGCGGTCGCCGGCATCTTCTTCGGCGCGGACGCGGTGCAAGGCGTGATCTTCGCGCAGCTCCAGTCGCTGATGGGGCAGGAAGCCGCCGAGGCGATACAGGACATGCTCGCGACCACGAGCGATCCCGCGGCCGGCGGCATCGCGACGATCGTCAGCGTGGCCGGTCTCGCGATCGGCGCGACGACGGTGTTCAACGAGCTGCAGAACGACCTCGACCGCATCTGGCGCGCGCCGGCGCGCGAGCGCTCGAGCGGGATCTGGACGCTGCTGCGTACGCGCCTGCTCTCGTTCGGGATGATCCTCGCGGTGGCCTTCCTGTTGACGGTATCGCTCGTCACTTCGGCGGCGCTGGCGACCATCGGCAAGTGGTGGGACGGCTGGTTCGGCGCGTGGGAAGGCGTGGCCTACGTGCTCGACGTGGCGATCAACTTCGGCATGCTCACGCTCATCTTCGCCCTCATCTACAAGATGATCCCGCGCGTTCACGTCGCGTGGCGCGACGTGTGGGTCGGGGCCGGCGTCACCTCGGCGCTCTTCGTGCTGGGCAAGTTCCTGATCGGCCTCTACATCGGCAAGAGCGACATGACCTCGTCGTTCGGCGCGGCGGGCTCGATGGTGCTCGTGATGGTGTGGGTCTACTGGTCGGCGCAGATCTTTCTCTTCGGCGCCGAGTTCACGTGGACGTACGCGAACCTGTACGGGTCGCGCAAGGAAGTCGCGAAGCGCGAAGGGACCGTGCCGGGCGCGCCGCAGGAAGTGCCTGCGAAGAGCGTGGAGAACACCGGCGCACCGGCCGCCGACGCAGGCAGCGCCAAGCCGCGCGCGCCCAGAGCGACCGACATGCCGCCGATCCCCATCGGCACCGCGCCGCTGACGACGCGCCGCGCCGAGCCGCCTTACCCCGTCGCGCCGACGAGCATCACGACGGCAGCGATCGCGCCGGAAGACGCGAGCGTTCGAACGTCGGGCAGGAACAAGCACATCGCGGTGGAAATCGCGCTATCGACCGCGCTGGCGATCGGCATCGGCGTGGCGGCCAGGCTCCACGGGTTCAGACGCCTGTTCAGGCATCACGGCAACGGCAAGGTGACGGCCTGA
- the ppa gene encoding inorganic diphosphatase: MQLEKLPTGPRVPDELYVVIEIPAYGPGIKFEFEKASGALLVDRFLATPMHYPCNYGFVPHTLSNDGDPLDALVITPIPLIAGTVIACRTVGVLETEDDAGGDEKILCVPLPKIAPQYNGVNEVSDVPPGLMRQIEHFFSHYKDLEEGKWMRLKGWGDSALAKRLVVESVQRFNERPANF, encoded by the coding sequence ATGCAGCTCGAAAAACTCCCGACCGGTCCGCGCGTTCCCGACGAGCTCTACGTGGTCATCGAGATCCCGGCCTACGGTCCGGGCATCAAGTTCGAATTCGAGAAAGCCTCGGGCGCGCTTCTCGTGGACCGCTTTCTCGCCACCCCCATGCACTACCCGTGCAACTACGGCTTCGTCCCGCACACGCTGTCCAACGACGGCGATCCGCTCGACGCGCTGGTGATCACGCCCATACCCCTCATCGCGGGGACGGTGATCGCGTGCCGCACGGTCGGCGTGCTCGAGACCGAGGACGACGCCGGCGGCGACGAGAAGATCCTGTGCGTGCCGCTGCCGAAGATCGCGCCGCAATACAACGGGGTGAACGAAGTGTCGGACGTGCCGCCGGGGCTGATGCGGCAGATCGAGCACTTCTTCTCGCACTACAAGGATCTGGAAGAAGGGAAGTGGATGCGTCTGAAAGGCTGGGGGGACAGCGCGCTGGCCAAGCGGCTCGTGGTCGAGAGCGTCCAGAGATTCAACGAACGCCCGGCGAACTTCTAG